In Syntrophorhabdaceae bacterium, the sequence TTAGGCCTTAATTCACCGGCGAGTCCCACCAAATCGTTTATCACGAGGACCTGCCCGTCACAATCCGGACCTGCCCCGATGCCTATAGTAGGTATGGACAGCGCATCCGTTATCTGTTTGGCAAGTCCCCTGGGCACGCCTTCGATGACAACCATAAATGCACCAGCCTCCTCTACGGACCTGGCGTCTTCGAGGAGTTTTGCCGCGGTATCGCCTTTTCCCTGCACCTTGTGACCGCCCATGCGGTGGATGGACTGCGGCGTGAGACCGATATGGCCTACGACCGGTATGTCGATGTCGACAATCGCCCGGATGGTCTCCTTCATATTGGATCCGCCCTCCAGCTTCACCGCCTCCGCCCCGCTCTCCTTAATCATCCTGCCGGCGTTTCGTTTTGCCTGTTCGATGCTCTCCTGATAGGACATAAAAGGCATGTCGATGATAACGAAGGCGTTTCTCACAGCCCTGGCCACGGCTTTTGTGTGATGGATCATGTCTTCAACGGTAACCGGCATGGTGTTGGGGTAGCCGAGGATGACGGTCCCCACTGAGTCTCCAACAAGGATCGTATGTACCCCCGCGCCATCGAGGACTTTGGCCACAGGGTAATCGTACGCGGTGAGCATGGCAATCTTTTCTTTGCCTTTCATGCCCTTAAGAATCGGTACGGTCATCTTATCCATCGTTTACCCCTCAAAACAAAAAGCCTTCTGAACGTGCTCAGAAGG encodes:
- the panB gene encoding 3-methyl-2-oxobutanoate hydroxymethyltransferase, whose protein sequence is MDKMTVPILKGMKGKEKIAMLTAYDYPVAKVLDGAGVHTILVGDSVGTVILGYPNTMPVTVEDMIHHTKAVARAVRNAFVIIDMPFMSYQESIEQAKRNAGRMIKESGAEAVKLEGGSNMKETIRAIVDIDIPVVGHIGLTPQSIHRMGGHKVQGKGDTAAKLLEDARSVEEAGAFMVVIEGVPRGLAKQITDALSIPTIGIGAGPDCDGQVLVINDLVGLAGELRPKFVKTYLNLQQEIEQAVKTFVDEVKTGTFPDDAHSYH